A DNA window from Chiloscyllium plagiosum isolate BGI_BamShark_2017 chromosome 9, ASM401019v2, whole genome shotgun sequence contains the following coding sequences:
- the LOC122552706 gene encoding NLR family CARD domain-containing protein 4-like isoform X2 — MDFIRERRSELVQRMGRQVIDQMVDKLYSKGVLNTEEKDLILGTLLSQEKARVILGYIENKGTAACNLFLDYLKCYDQYLFEDLKWTNVQTYTEKDVEMIAEDLRRLYLSSAFQKFHPLGEEIDIIFDLETTFSDAVFWKKNISNRITDQLQFQDLLGELKDLTVIEGEAGKGKTTVLKRIASLWASRKHSSLNGFKLVFFISLRSMQKGLYESICEQLLREPYGLDNATFMKIIETLERKVLFCLDGFDEFKPHDYPETARLFTKNAQYKHSVVLTTRTEALSQVRSYADLLVKIGDLSYSSAQMLIENVLEEYLANSLLIQLEQSSTMKEMMKTPLFVVIACAIQMGDDDFIPKTQTALFQTLHKLMINKNQYKTRDLPEEYIIESIKHCGDLALDGIFKSKFDFTIEDLSSQKEERLLLAAGLLNKYGAQRLKPVYRFFHKSFQEYTAGRRLHELITSSSATEVSKGQIYLQKIRTISDITFKYQNLLLYTCGSSKDAAAEVIKYIVSVKDHGTLLQFLDDNEEGVNVETRMQSSEEVERLKLLNMNTLVERGLTFIYESRSESALAAEFETFLQDKTLHINSHFIPDYLFYFFEHLPICLRALSLIKLEFFGNSASSSVNEMKKTESENQLQNVTQALIPEPAIKLFYETPWNQSFNTLQITLRDFPGLKPREIKCIGKICCSASSLILYISKSAGITGKLHKILSTCARNVQDLVIESTPLTEKDEQQIVKMTQLKTLYLTDLQTEQRNGGFIYGIHCLKNIEKLVLENVKMNDGDIKTIAESLKNFSNISVFHLSQLTGLGNGIEQLVTELSSGICSLHEIKLASCCLTGSAIRTLGIYIYF, encoded by the exons A TGGATTTCATTCGAGAGAGACGTTCTGAACTGGTTCAAAGAATGGGAAGACAGGTAATCGACCAGATGGTTGATAAACTTTACAGCAAAGGAGTTCTCAACACTGAAGAGAAAGATTTGATTCTGGGAACATTGCTGTCTCAGGAAAAAGCCAGGGTAATTCTTGGGTACATTGAGAACAAAGGGACAGCTGCTTGCAACCTATTTTTGGACTACCTCAAGTGCTACGACCAGTATCTCTTTGAGGACCTGAAATGGACAA ATGTCCAAACATACACAGAGAAGGACGTTGAAATGATTGCTGAAGATTTACGGAGACTTTATCTATCTTCAGCTTTTCAGAAGTTCCATCCCCTTGGTGAGGAAATAGACATAATTTTTGATCTGGAAACCACGTTCTCAGATGCTGtgttctggaaaaaaaacataagCAACCGCATAACAGACCAACTACAGTTCCAGGACCTTTTGGGTGAACTGAAAGACTTAACAGTGATTGAAGGTGAAGCTGGAAAAGGCAAAACAACTGTTCTGAAGAGAATCGCATCTCTCTGGGCTTCCAGGAAACACTCCTCACTCAATGGTTTTAAATTAGTTTTCTTTATTAGCCTCAGGAGTATGCAGAAGGGACTGTATGAAAGCATCTGTGAACAGCTGCTTAGGGAACCGTATGGCCTGGATAATGCAACATTCATGAAAATCATAGAGACGCTGGAGCGAAAAGTGCTCTTTTGCTTGGATGGTTTTGATGAATTTAAGCCCCATGATTACCCCGAGACTGCTAGGCTCTTCACAAAGAATGCTCAGTACAAGCACTCCGTGGTTTTAACAACACGAACTGAGGCCCTGAGTCAGGTTCGAAGCTACGCCGATCTCCTGGTGAAAATAGGAGACCTAAGTTACAGCAGTGCACAAATGCTGATTGAAAATGTCCTTGAGGAATACTTGGCCAACAGTTTATTGATTCAACTTGAGCAATCGAGTACTATGAAGGAGATGATGAAGACTCCACTCTTTGTAGTGATCGCGTGTGCCATTCAGATGGGAGATGATGACTTCATTCCAAAGACACAAACAGCACTGTTCCAAACCTTGCACAAGCTAATGATCAATAAAAATCAATACAAAACCAGGGACTTGCCAGAAGAATATATCATTGAGAGCATAAAACATTGTGGAGACTTGGCTTTGGATGGAATCTTTAAGTCCAAGTTCGATTTTACCATAGAGGACTTGTCTTCTCAGAAAGAGGAAAGGCTGCTGTTGGCAGCAGGCCTCCTGAATAAGTATGGTGCCCAGAGACTGAAACCAGTTTACAGATTCTTTCACAAATCCTTTCAGGAGTACACTGCAGGCAGGAGGCTGCATGAACTGATAACATCAAGCTCAGCCACAGAGGTTTCCAAAGGGCAGATATATTTGCAGAAAATAAGGACGATCTCAGACATCACCTTCAAATACCAGAATCTACTTCTGTATACTTGTGGATCATCCAAAGATGCTGCTGCTGAAGTAATCAAGTACATTGTAAGTGTTAAGGACCATGGAACACTTCTGCAATTCCTTGATGACAACGAAGAGGGTGTGAATGTAGAAACCCGCATGCAAAGTTCAGAGGAAGTAGAGAGACTTAAACTCCTAAATATGAACACTCTTGTTGAGCGTGGCCTGACATTTATCTATGAAAGTCGATCTGAATCTGCCCTGGCTGCAGAGTTTGAAACTTTCCTGCAGGACAAAACACTCCATATCAATTCCCATTTTATACCAGATTACCTCTTCTACTTTTTTGAACATTTGCCAATCTGTTTAAGAGCTTTAAGTCTAattaaacttgagttttttgGAAACTCTGCTTCTTCAAGTGTAAATGAAATGAAGAAAACTGAGAGTGAAAATCAACTGCAGAATGTAACTCAGGCACTCATACCCGAGCCTGCTATTAAACTCTTCTATGAAACACCCTGGAATCAGTCCTTTAACACACTGCAAATCACTTTGAGAGATTTTCCAGGATTAAAACCAAGGGAGATCAAATGCATTGGTAAAATCTGTTGCTCTGCTTCATCTTTAATTTTATATATAAGCAAGAGTGCGGGAATTACAGGAAAACTTCATAAAATTCTGAGTACATGTGCACGGAATGTTCAGGATCTGGTGATTGAATCCACACCATTAACAGAGAAAGATGAACAACAAATAGTAAAGATGACTCAATTAAAAACATTGTACCTGACTGATCTCCAAACAGAGCAAAGAAATG GAGGATTCATTTATGGGATACATTGTTTGAAAAACATTGAAAAGCTAGTGCtagaaaatgtgaaaatgaatGATGGTGACATTAAAACAATAG